In Amaranthus tricolor cultivar Red isolate AtriRed21 chromosome 3, ASM2621246v1, whole genome shotgun sequence, a single window of DNA contains:
- the LOC130808349 gene encoding uncharacterized protein LOC130808349 encodes MGYNQSNVEMLKVIVDQLHVMHDGMKRHETRMDAIGETLLRVGRRVEELENSTPTHGESHFRNNQEDRSFKLDLPEFDGSSDPEDQYVKLTRLNQGERNIDEYVREFEKLSLVCDIQEKEPLKIARFTKGLSKPISNKVDLLPYSAYDEVVKAARKFEAQNKEEKPKNGLRPPFRAFSSAGKVDSFPSPSKSTVPTNPSKTYGGKPDFKQDASKRTCYKCHERGHIASKCPKRNTLTIQEGEWGSEEEEEEEEYEEYGAEENDAPLCGVVRRLLHSEPLKDMQQRENLFHTRFKVQDKVFDVIVDGGSCTDVASTELVSKLKLPTRNHAKPYKLNWLDNDTGLKVKKQALVSFTIGNFYDERWCDVLPMSACHILLGRPWQFDRKAIHDGVSNVYTVTTKLGKKIRLLPLPPKVEPMVEKKPNFLMSRKEFEEECVIEGGGFPLIVKPIVDDVYHVTNSIPLRNLLKEFVDVFPDDLPKGLPPFRGIEHAIDLVPGASLPNKAAYRCNPEQAKELQRQVEELMEKGYVRESLSPFAVPALLVPKKEGTWRMCIDSRAINNITIKYRFPMPRLQDMLDELRVQVDPEKVKAISTWNVPKDVHEVRTFHGLASFYRVFIKNFSTLMAPLTELLKKGATFNVDFEDIKTEPNQVNKNAPYILSNF; translated from the exons ATGGGTTATAATCAGTCTAATGTCGAAATGTTAAAAGTAATCGTGGATCAACTTCATGTAATGCACGATGGAATGAAGAGGCATGAAACAAGGATGGATGCCATTGGAGAGACGTTGCTTAGAGTGGGTAGAAGGGTAGAGGAATTAGAGAATTCCACTCCCACCCATGGCGAGTCCCATTTTCGTAACAATCAAGAAGATAGAAGTTTCAAACTAGACCTTCCTGAATTTGATGGTTCTAGTGATCCGGAG GATCAATATGTCAAATTAACTCGCCTAAATCAAGGTGAGCGTAATATTGATGAATATGTACGTGAGTTTGAGAAGCTTAGCTTGGTGTGTGACATACAAGAGAAGGAACCACTCAAAATTGCGCGTTTCACAAAGGGGCTTTCTAAACCAATCTCTAATAAGGTGGATCTTCTACCTTATTCCGCTTATGATGAGGTTGTGAAGGCTGCTAGGAAGTTTGAAGCACAAAACAAAGAGGAGAAACCAAAGAATGGTCTAAGACCCCCTTTTAGAGCGTTCTCTTCCGCGGGAAAAGTTGATTCTTTTCCTAGCCCTTCTAAATCAACTGTTCCTACTAACCCTTCGAAAACTTATGGAGGAAAACCAGATTTCaagcaagatgcatccaaaagaACTTGTTACAAGTGTCATGAaagaggacatattgctagtAAATGTCCAAAACGGAATACACTTACTATTCAAGAAGGAGAGTGGGGTtccgaagaagaggaagaggaggaggaaTATGAGGAATATGGTGCTGAAGAAAATGACGCTCCATTATGTGGTGTTGTGAGAAGACTTCTACATTCCGAACCTCTCAAAGATATGCAACAACGAGAGAACCTTTTTCATACTAGATTCAAGGTTCAAGACAAGGTTTTTGATGTGATTGTTGATGGAGGATCATGCACGGATGTGGCCTCAACTGAACTTGTAAGTAAGCTTAAATTACCTACACGAAATCATGCTAAACCTTACAAGTTAAATTGGCTGGATAATGACACCGGTTTAAAGGTTAAGAAACAAGCACTAGTTTCATTCACTATAGGAAATTTTTATGATGAACGTTGGTGTGATGTTTTACCTATGAGTGCGTGTCATATTTTGCTTGGtagaccatggcaatttgatAGAAAAGCTATTCATGATGGTGTTTCTAATGTCTATACGGTCACTACCAAATTAGGAAAGAAGATTAGGTTGTTACCTTTGCCCCCTAAGGTTGAACCTATGGTGGAAAAGAAACCAAACTTCCTTATGTCTAGGAAGGAGTTTGAGGAAGAATGCGTGATAGAGGGAGGAGGGTTTCCGCTTATTGTAAAGCccattgttgatgatgtttATCATGTGACTAACTCTATTCCGTTGAGAAACTTGCTTAAAGAATTTGTAGATGTGTTTCCCGATGATTTGCCTAAAGGGTTGCCTCCATTTCGTGGTATTGAACATGCAATTGATTTGGTACCGGGAGCCTCATTACCAAACAAGGCCGCCTATAGATGCAATCCCGAGCAAGctaaggagttgcaaagacaagTTGAAGAACTCATGGAAAAGGGCTATGTGCGTGAAAGCCTTAGTCCATTTGCGGTGCCTGCCCTTTTGGTGCCAAAGAAAGAAGGAACTTGGaggatgtgtattgatagtcGTGCCATCAACAACATAACTATTAAATACAGATTTCCCATGCCAAGGCTACAagacatgcttgatgaattaa GAGTACAGGTTGATCCGGAGAAAGTGAAAGCTATCTCAACATGGAATGTACCCAAAGATGTTCATGAGGTTAGAACTTTTCATGGACTAGCTTCATTTTATcgagtcttcatcaagaactTTTCCACTCTTATGGCGCCTTTAACGGAGCTCTTGAAGAAAGGTGCAactttcaatgtgg